Proteins encoded in a region of the Granulicella sibirica genome:
- a CDS encoding WecB/TagA/CpsF family glycosyltransferase: MKTSSSRPVANVLGIPVDALDMESALARTQELLSTPGSHYICAAAVHGIVEAQRNPKLLAAYHGAALVLPDGMPLAWAGRSQGFAAMERVTGPDITIEVFRRPEFAGVTHFLYGGDQGVVEELRERLLQRFPSARIVGIYTPPFRDLNLDEERYMEDLLSTLKPDIVWVGIGCPKQELCMARYTRRWNARLMIGVGAAFDFHTGRLRDCAPWIKRAGLQWLHRLIQDPRRLWRRYLVTNCTFVYRMTLQALRRTAPSPLPQAPARATRQVETRS; encoded by the coding sequence ATGAAAACAAGCTCTAGCCGTCCTGTCGCCAATGTGCTCGGTATCCCCGTAGATGCCTTGGATATGGAGTCGGCACTTGCACGAACTCAGGAGTTGCTAAGCACGCCCGGATCGCACTACATCTGTGCGGCGGCGGTGCATGGCATCGTGGAAGCACAGCGAAATCCGAAGCTGCTGGCCGCATATCACGGGGCTGCCCTGGTCCTGCCGGATGGAATGCCGCTCGCATGGGCGGGGCGTAGCCAGGGATTCGCGGCCATGGAACGCGTCACCGGCCCTGACATTACGATCGAAGTCTTTCGGCGCCCGGAGTTCGCCGGCGTCACCCACTTCCTCTATGGCGGCGATCAGGGTGTGGTGGAGGAGTTGCGGGAACGACTGCTGCAACGGTTTCCCTCCGCTCGCATCGTCGGAATCTATACGCCGCCCTTTCGCGACCTGAACCTGGACGAAGAACGCTACATGGAAGACCTGCTCTCTACGCTGAAGCCCGATATCGTGTGGGTCGGGATCGGCTGTCCCAAGCAGGAACTCTGCATGGCACGCTACACACGCCGCTGGAACGCGAGGCTGATGATCGGGGTCGGTGCAGCCTTCGACTTTCATACCGGCCGCCTTCGCGATTGCGCTCCGTGGATCAAGCGGGCAGGCCTGCAGTGGCTCCATCGCCTTATACAAGACCCCAGGCGGCTCTGGCGGCGTTATCTTGTCACGAACTGTACCTTCGTCTATCGAATGACCTTGCAGGCCCTCAGGCGGACCGCGCCATCCCCGCTTCCGCAAGCCCCCGCCCGTGCCACGCGCCAGGTCGAGACCCGCTCGTGA
- a CDS encoding cupredoxin domain-containing protein, translating into MKKSKASLVTSLALLVILCAHPLVHAQPGGKHIEVTASKFSFAPATITVKKGEPVTLVLSSTDVTHGLRIRELGVDVKVNKGKSTEATFTPDQTGDFVGHCSNFCGAGHGGMALTVHVVD; encoded by the coding sequence ATGAAGAAATCGAAAGCGTCTCTGGTCACTTCTCTCGCGCTTCTGGTCATCTTGTGCGCGCACCCGCTCGTCCATGCTCAGCCGGGGGGCAAGCACATTGAAGTGACAGCGTCCAAGTTCTCTTTCGCGCCCGCGACCATTACGGTGAAAAAAGGCGAACCGGTGACTCTGGTACTGTCGAGTACCGACGTGACCCATGGGCTCAGGATTCGCGAACTGGGTGTGGACGTGAAGGTCAATAAAGGGAAAAGCACCGAAGCCACCTTTACACCAGATCAAACCGGAGACTTCGTCGGCCATTGCTCAAACTTCTGTGGCGCGGGTCATGGCGGCATGGCGCTCACCGTACATGTGGTGGATTAA
- a CDS encoding ATP-binding protein — translation MSPIPKPGRDGVRTHVLLITAMAIVMVVTMALLVVLVRERFRAQATADLSLNLRRSVIAFRDLQQDRFDALERENSLLASLPTLKALMTSGDDLTIQDGAVEYWQLSGEDLLALTTPNGRVISVYSKVPEKGTNLPSALSTLVAQPARRNIVDGKTLYACSVRPIYFGSDVSGTILGYVISGMSIERSVRQISAPAGAEAAFLSGGRVVTSTLSASAQQNLIAQLGPLSGASLSPAPLALGGDRYMAAVDTLSSVDSSPLQLVVLKSVRPTEKWIARTDRIVLSAGLIAVLVGAICMVILGRVLTRPLEELSRSVRAFGAGDGAYRVPRYGTREVRHLSSAFARMREETQRANQARLESERLATIGLMASSVSHDLRHYLAAVYANAEFLASDTLPPDERAEIFADIRSAVLGTADMIESLLIFSRTGSSVRYAEEKVVPILEHALSLVRAHPDSQHAIFEKDFCHHEDLIARVDGKQVERAVYNLLLNACQAGLIAERVPHVQLSLRLSGDFFIVRCVDNGNGVPEAIRMRLFDPFVSEGKQKGTGLGLTLANCIAEEHGGEVVLVSSSTGETIFEIRMLISPSAGPGAADANQKGSHALVH, via the coding sequence TTGTCCCCCATCCCTAAACCCGGCAGGGACGGCGTTCGAACGCACGTCCTCCTGATCACGGCGATGGCGATTGTCATGGTCGTGACCATGGCGCTCCTGGTGGTTCTTGTCCGTGAACGCTTTCGCGCACAGGCGACAGCGGATCTCTCGCTCAATCTTCGTCGTTCCGTCATTGCCTTCCGCGATCTGCAACAGGATCGATTCGACGCGCTCGAGCGTGAGAACTCCCTTCTTGCCAGCCTGCCCACGCTCAAAGCGCTGATGACCAGCGGTGACGACCTCACCATTCAGGATGGCGCAGTCGAGTACTGGCAGCTCAGCGGTGAGGACCTGCTCGCTCTGACTACACCAAACGGGCGAGTGATCTCCGTCTACAGCAAGGTGCCGGAGAAGGGCACGAATTTGCCCAGTGCGCTCAGCACACTGGTTGCTCAACCAGCCAGGCGCAACATCGTCGACGGCAAAACCTTGTATGCGTGTTCCGTTCGCCCGATCTACTTTGGCAGCGATGTCTCAGGGACGATCCTTGGTTACGTCATCAGCGGCATGTCCATCGAACGCTCTGTTCGCCAGATCAGCGCGCCTGCGGGCGCCGAAGCTGCTTTCCTGAGCGGTGGACGCGTCGTCACCAGCACGCTCAGCGCTTCCGCACAGCAAAACCTCATCGCGCAGTTAGGCCCGTTGAGCGGTGCCTCCCTGTCCCCCGCGCCCCTTGCCCTCGGGGGCGACCGCTACATGGCCGCCGTCGACACTCTCTCCTCCGTCGACAGTTCCCCCCTGCAGCTTGTGGTCCTCAAGTCCGTGCGACCCACCGAAAAGTGGATCGCTCGCACGGACCGCATTGTACTGAGCGCGGGCTTGATCGCCGTCCTCGTGGGGGCCATCTGCATGGTCATCCTTGGCCGCGTGCTCACCCGTCCACTTGAAGAACTTTCACGCAGCGTACGCGCATTCGGTGCTGGTGACGGAGCCTATCGTGTTCCCCGTTACGGAACCCGAGAGGTCCGTCATCTGAGCTCCGCCTTTGCCAGGATGCGGGAAGAGACGCAACGCGCCAACCAGGCTCGCCTCGAATCGGAGCGCCTCGCAACGATTGGACTCATGGCCAGCTCGGTCTCGCACGACCTCCGCCACTATCTGGCGGCCGTATATGCCAACGCCGAGTTCCTCGCCTCGGATACACTTCCCCCGGACGAACGCGCAGAGATATTCGCGGACATTCGCAGCGCCGTTCTAGGCACGGCCGATATGATCGAATCGCTGCTGATCTTCAGTCGTACCGGATCCAGCGTGCGCTATGCCGAGGAGAAGGTCGTCCCGATTCTCGAACATGCTCTGTCGCTCGTTCGAGCCCATCCAGACTCACAACACGCGATCTTTGAGAAGGACTTCTGTCATCATGAGGACCTCATCGCCAGAGTCGATGGCAAGCAGGTCGAACGGGCGGTATATAACCTGCTGCTGAATGCCTGCCAGGCAGGACTGATCGCGGAAAGAGTTCCACACGTTCAACTTTCTCTTCGTCTTTCCGGGGACTTTTTTATTGTCCGCTGCGTGGACAACGGCAATGGTGTTCCCGAAGCCATACGCATGCGGCTTTTCGACCCGTTTGTAAGTGAGGGAAAGCAAAAAGGGACAGGCCTTGGACTCACACTGGCAAACTGCATTGCGGAGGAGCATGGTGGCGAGGTCGTTCTGGTCAGTAGTTCTACCGGCGAAACGATCTTTGAAATTCGTATGCTCATTTCGCCGTCTGCCGGCCCTGGTGCGGCAGACGCAAACCAGAAGGGTTCACATGCGCTCGTTCACTAG
- a CDS encoding lipopolysaccharide biosynthesis protein, which translates to MKRHFINAACGVVDYAAYPVVMLFVGPFTLRRLGAAEFGLWMIAAAVISSGGIIASGFSDANLQRVSQLLQKKDIQAVRQTVRSMMAINLITGALVAFALLVAIPWLASRIEAGLPSSIRECMICLWIAAGCVVLRSIHAVAVSTQRGFQDFRASVRITSLTHLATLGMAALLTVRGHGPIAILAATAAILVVATFAQCREVTRLLGAQAILPRLDHEAMSALLSKGVYVWFQTVGGVLADRIDRLLLGATLGAVAVAPYVLCVQLAQPLLGLTGSSLSFLMPYLSGMAGSDQSTNLRRNILSAIGANLLIVFIGVVLTLYLGTRLLPRWVGSTAAPIALQLFPRIVIGSALLAVSVTGIYTLQALGRFRILAGMSLGSRLLLFPVMLGLLHRSGMSGLATFRLYAGAVALAVYVPVLRVIWPRRSMATVRVSAESHSEGAFL; encoded by the coding sequence GTGAAGCGTCACTTCATCAATGCGGCGTGCGGCGTCGTCGACTACGCAGCCTACCCGGTCGTGATGCTGTTCGTTGGCCCGTTCACGCTTCGCCGGCTGGGTGCCGCGGAGTTCGGCCTATGGATGATCGCAGCCGCGGTCATCAGCAGCGGGGGAATCATCGCAAGCGGGTTCTCCGACGCGAACCTGCAGCGAGTCTCACAATTGCTCCAGAAGAAAGACATCCAGGCCGTGCGGCAAACCGTGCGGAGCATGATGGCGATCAATCTCATCACCGGTGCGCTGGTCGCGTTCGCGTTACTTGTGGCGATTCCATGGCTGGCCTCTAGAATCGAGGCCGGTCTCCCCTCCTCAATTCGCGAATGCATGATCTGTCTCTGGATCGCCGCCGGCTGCGTCGTTCTGCGCTCCATTCACGCTGTAGCCGTCAGCACGCAACGTGGATTCCAGGATTTTCGCGCCAGCGTGCGCATCACGTCACTCACGCACCTCGCGACTCTTGGAATGGCGGCGCTCCTCACGGTCAGGGGGCATGGACCGATTGCCATACTCGCCGCCACGGCGGCAATCCTTGTTGTCGCGACTTTTGCGCAATGCCGCGAGGTCACCAGACTCCTGGGCGCACAGGCCATTCTTCCCAGGCTCGACCACGAAGCCATGTCCGCGCTCCTATCCAAAGGGGTTTATGTGTGGTTCCAGACGGTGGGCGGTGTGCTCGCCGACCGTATCGACCGCTTGCTGCTTGGAGCCACCCTGGGTGCCGTGGCCGTCGCGCCGTACGTCCTATGCGTCCAGCTTGCGCAGCCGCTCCTCGGACTCACCGGATCCAGCCTCAGCTTCCTCATGCCTTACCTTTCGGGGATGGCGGGCAGCGATCAGAGTACCAATCTTCGTCGCAACATCCTTAGCGCCATCGGTGCGAATCTACTGATCGTTTTCATTGGCGTCGTCCTTACCCTCTACCTTGGAACAAGACTTCTGCCGCGCTGGGTTGGCTCCACGGCAGCCCCAATCGCGCTTCAACTGTTTCCTCGCATCGTCATCGGTTCCGCGCTTCTGGCGGTCAGCGTAACAGGGATCTACACCTTGCAGGCGCTGGGCAGGTTTCGCATCCTCGCAGGCATGTCTCTCGGGTCGCGTCTCCTGTTGTTCCCGGTCATGCTTGGCCTCCTGCACCGCTCCGGCATGAGCGGGCTGGCTACGTTCCGCCTGTACGCGGGAGCCGTTGCCCTCGCCGTGTACGTTCCCGTACTGCGAGTCATTTGGCCGCGGCGATCAATGGCCACTGTACGAGTCTCGGCGGAGTCACACTCGGAAGGAGCATTCCTATGA
- a CDS encoding response regulator transcription factor — MVSEVSIPGEEIPPVSPDDSLGTILIVEDDPRMQKVLARTFTQERFRVLVAGDGQTALELFRAERPSGVILDLILPRISGRELCQMFKRIAPETPVIIVSAITEVVDKVLLLELGAEDYVTKPFSPRELVARMQGTLRRQRKPAALDVFRFANCEIDFRSMNARRSGVPVVLTAHEFKLLKFFVDNVDRVLSREVLLNEVWGYNSYPTTRTVDNQILKLRQKLEPEPANPRHLLTIYGAGYKFVPHP, encoded by the coding sequence ATGGTTTCTGAAGTCTCCATCCCCGGCGAGGAAATACCTCCGGTTTCTCCGGACGATTCACTCGGTACCATTCTCATCGTCGAAGATGATCCGCGCATGCAGAAGGTCCTTGCCCGCACCTTTACCCAGGAGCGCTTTCGCGTGCTGGTTGCTGGCGATGGCCAGACCGCGCTTGAGCTCTTTCGCGCGGAGCGGCCCTCAGGCGTCATTCTTGATCTGATCCTGCCGCGCATCTCTGGTCGCGAGTTGTGCCAGATGTTCAAGCGCATCGCTCCGGAGACCCCCGTGATCATCGTCAGCGCGATTACGGAGGTTGTCGACAAGGTCCTCCTGCTCGAACTGGGCGCTGAAGACTACGTGACAAAGCCATTTAGCCCACGCGAACTAGTCGCCCGTATGCAGGGAACGCTTCGGCGTCAGCGCAAACCTGCGGCCCTCGATGTCTTCCGCTTTGCGAATTGTGAGATCGACTTCCGCAGTATGAACGCTCGCAGGAGCGGAGTGCCGGTCGTCCTGACTGCCCACGAGTTCAAGCTGTTGAAGTTCTTCGTGGATAATGTCGACCGCGTACTCTCGCGTGAGGTCCTGCTCAACGAAGTATGGGGCTACAACTCGTATCCCACAACGCGTACGGTCGACAATCAGATCCTGAAGCTCCGTCAGAAACTCGAACCGGAGCCGGCCAATCCGCGGCACCTGCTGACGATCTATGGAGCGGGGTATAAGTTTGTCCCCCATCCCTAA
- a CDS encoding O-antigen ligase family protein, producing the protein MAETSQPASGTAKTIGFFLGFRMIVLVVGTRAFGLDPQLSIGLTLGLNFLCLVFAAMGRTDDAGARNLLRLGPIRWAVLFLAFTGTSLSWTVAVSPSAALVYWCAMVADACMVTLVLRQGPPRQQGISIMQGFIAGACCVAVVAWLLPEQSDLRLGDEELLGPNQIGFLCAFALFFTLFLIRERAGRYKPAAAFLAMTLLRSLSKTSILACLAALSWLLVRDRSLHRNTKVALTLLVVAVFLLFSPLLSAYIDVYSNLGNQSITLSGRLSIWAYVLNEALDLPWTGHGFHSMWKVIPPMNGDFEPRHAHNEILQQFYAYGVAGLGLLVGIYSSFYRQIRKLNNPSMKAFLSALLLFILIRGLTDTEVFDLSLPMWAVILWSVLMRGTDEQFDARTPVSPSFQLSEARIVTG; encoded by the coding sequence ATGGCTGAAACTTCTCAACCAGCGTCGGGCACTGCAAAGACGATCGGATTCTTCCTCGGCTTTCGCATGATCGTGCTCGTAGTCGGGACTCGAGCCTTCGGCCTCGACCCGCAGTTGAGCATTGGCTTGACGCTCGGATTAAACTTCCTTTGTCTTGTTTTTGCCGCCATGGGCCGAACAGATGATGCCGGGGCGCGCAACCTGCTGCGATTGGGTCCGATTCGCTGGGCGGTGCTGTTCCTCGCGTTCACGGGAACCAGCCTGTCGTGGACGGTCGCAGTCTCGCCATCAGCCGCCTTGGTCTACTGGTGTGCCATGGTCGCCGACGCATGCATGGTCACACTTGTCCTCCGCCAGGGACCCCCCAGGCAGCAGGGCATTTCGATCATGCAGGGCTTCATCGCAGGAGCCTGTTGCGTCGCTGTGGTTGCCTGGCTGCTTCCTGAACAATCCGACCTCCGCCTTGGGGACGAAGAACTGCTCGGACCCAACCAGATCGGTTTCCTATGCGCCTTTGCCCTGTTCTTCACGTTGTTTCTCATCCGTGAGCGCGCGGGCCGCTATAAACCTGCGGCTGCGTTCCTTGCCATGACCTTGCTAAGAAGTCTCAGTAAAACGAGTATCTTGGCCTGTTTGGCCGCACTCTCCTGGCTGCTTGTGCGCGATCGTTCTCTTCACAGAAACACCAAGGTGGCGCTCACACTGCTCGTCGTGGCGGTCTTCCTGCTCTTCTCCCCCCTCCTGTCCGCATACATCGACGTCTACTCGAACCTCGGCAATCAGTCGATCACGTTAAGCGGACGCCTCTCGATCTGGGCTTACGTGCTTAACGAAGCGCTCGATCTCCCGTGGACGGGGCATGGCTTCCACTCCATGTGGAAGGTCATCCCTCCAATGAATGGCGACTTTGAACCGCGTCATGCCCACAACGAGATCCTGCAGCAGTTTTATGCTTACGGAGTCGCAGGCCTTGGGCTCCTCGTCGGAATTTATAGTTCGTTCTATCGCCAGATCCGGAAACTCAACAACCCTTCGATGAAGGCGTTCCTCTCCGCGCTGCTCCTCTTCATTCTCATTCGTGGCCTTACCGACACGGAGGTCTTCGATCTTTCCTTGCCGATGTGGGCTGTAATCCTATGGAGCGTCTTGATGCGAGGCACGGACGAGCAGTTTGACGCCCGTACCCCGGTCTCACCTTCGTTCCAATTATCCGAAGCGCGAATTGTCACAGGGTGA
- a CDS encoding c-type cytochrome — protein sequence MRPLACVAFCSLLLCGCKATPPGKIESKIAIATEHHVTIGNKHGKNPIPDNSATRADGKDAFSHYCAACHGYDGQNTGVPFADRMSPPVPLLNSPDAQQFTDGQLKWIIDNGIWPSGMPASRGMLSDEEQWSIVVYLRHLPPAGAAGTPEMYNH from the coding sequence ATGCGTCCGCTGGCCTGCGTCGCCTTCTGCTCGCTTCTCCTCTGTGGATGTAAGGCGACGCCACCTGGAAAGATCGAAAGCAAAATCGCAATAGCCACGGAGCATCACGTGACGATCGGCAACAAGCACGGTAAGAATCCGATACCGGACAATTCCGCAACGCGGGCCGATGGCAAAGATGCGTTCAGTCACTACTGTGCAGCGTGTCACGGGTACGATGGCCAGAATACCGGTGTACCCTTCGCCGATCGGATGTCCCCGCCGGTCCCGCTGTTGAACTCTCCCGACGCTCAGCAGTTCACGGACGGCCAGCTTAAATGGATTATCGATAACGGGATCTGGCCCTCCGGAATGCCAGCCTCCAGGGGAATGCTGAGCGACGAAGAGCAATGGTCGATCGTCGTATACCTCCGTCACCTTCCCCCCGCAGGCGCCGCCGGCACCCCGGAAATGTACAACCACTAG
- a CDS encoding glycosyltransferase family 4 protein, with the protein MRVLVVAVSAPTQMTGVHRHAINLAKCLLMRHDDVDLVVAPWQLKSIEGSGISTFPRLSLYVAEMTPGRTARNLWHCTALPRLVRESGADIVHLTCPVPFFKSLICRPVVVTLHDLYPMEIRENFGRFKSVFNRAILRIYLQGADAITTVSDRTLALLQTYIPKASDKAIRIYNCLEAFPPATGRSPLPEWRGYPFLLCVAQHRRNKNVTLLLRAFHQLVQRGSLAEGTRLVVIGVPGPETEAIERTVRDLELAARVVFLSGVSDAELHWCYRNAKMLVAPSQTEGFGFPVAEALQAGCRFVCSDIPAFREIDARSGHYFSLDGDAGSNLVDAILEAASSPAPPPTPLDRFSLERIGQQYSGLYSTLHLQHFTVPRASAQEKPYENKL; encoded by the coding sequence ATGAGAGTCCTTGTCGTCGCGGTGAGTGCGCCGACGCAGATGACAGGCGTTCATCGTCATGCCATCAACCTCGCGAAGTGCCTGTTGATGCGGCACGATGATGTTGATCTGGTCGTCGCTCCCTGGCAGCTCAAGAGCATCGAAGGTTCAGGCATCTCCACCTTTCCGCGTCTTTCCCTCTACGTCGCCGAAATGACGCCTGGCCGTACTGCACGCAACCTTTGGCACTGCACGGCACTCCCGCGGCTGGTGAGGGAAAGCGGGGCGGATATTGTTCACCTCACCTGCCCGGTTCCCTTTTTCAAGTCGCTGATCTGCAGGCCCGTTGTCGTGACCTTGCACGATCTGTATCCGATGGAGATCCGGGAGAACTTCGGCCGCTTCAAGTCTGTCTTCAATCGTGCGATCCTCCGCATCTACCTGCAGGGTGCCGACGCGATCACAACCGTGTCCGACCGCACGCTCGCCCTTCTTCAGACCTATATACCGAAGGCGAGCGACAAGGCCATCCGCATTTACAACTGCCTGGAGGCCTTTCCACCCGCCACCGGCCGATCTCCCCTTCCGGAGTGGCGAGGCTATCCATTTCTGCTTTGCGTTGCGCAGCATCGCCGCAATAAGAACGTGACCCTTCTCCTGCGCGCCTTCCACCAGCTCGTGCAACGCGGGTCGCTGGCAGAAGGAACCCGGCTTGTTGTGATCGGCGTACCCGGCCCTGAGACCGAGGCAATCGAGCGCACGGTCCGTGATCTCGAACTCGCGGCAAGAGTCGTCTTTCTCTCCGGCGTATCGGATGCCGAGCTTCACTGGTGCTATCGCAACGCAAAGATGCTCGTCGCACCATCGCAAACCGAGGGCTTCGGCTTTCCCGTCGCGGAAGCACTTCAGGCAGGCTGCCGTTTCGTCTGCTCGGACATTCCGGCTTTCCGAGAGATCGACGCACGTTCCGGCCACTACTTCTCCCTTGATGGCGACGCCGGCTCCAATCTCGTGGATGCGATCCTCGAGGCCGCATCGAGTCCAGCGCCTCCGCCGACTCCCCTCGATCGTTTCAGTCTGGAAAGGATCGGTCAGCAATACTCCGGCCTCTATTCCACTCTGCACCTCCAGCACTTCACCGTCCCGCGGGCTTCAGCCCAGGAGAAGCCTTATGAAAACAAGCTCTAG